The Flavobacterium faecale genome has a segment encoding these proteins:
- a CDS encoding ParA family protein: protein MNANHNTKFIAFSSQKGGVGKSTFTTLVASTLHYRLGYNVAVFDADFPQHSLIKMKSRDLSMVMENEHLKKLAYKQFTTINKKAYPIVQHKAESVLEAAQEFLNNAIVPIDVLFFDLPGTVNTPGILKALAGMHHIFTPITADRLVMESTLIFTQLLQDVIMKKGATSIETINLFWNQVDGRESTPLYKVYNQLIEQLGLSLMQSQIKNSTRFRKESEEHSKTVFRSTVIPPDERLMKACQLDQFINEFLKIIQL, encoded by the coding sequence ATGAATGCAAATCACAACACAAAATTTATCGCTTTTTCTTCTCAAAAAGGCGGTGTCGGAAAAAGTACCTTTACGACATTAGTTGCAAGTACATTGCACTATCGATTGGGTTACAACGTAGCCGTCTTTGATGCCGATTTTCCTCAGCACAGTTTAATCAAAATGAAATCTCGTGATCTGTCCATGGTTATGGAAAATGAGCATTTGAAAAAACTAGCCTACAAACAATTTACCACCATCAACAAAAAAGCGTATCCAATAGTACAACACAAAGCGGAAAGCGTATTGGAAGCGGCTCAGGAATTTTTAAATAATGCTATTGTACCAATTGATGTTCTGTTTTTTGATCTCCCTGGAACGGTAAATACACCTGGTATTTTAAAAGCTTTGGCAGGAATGCACCACATTTTTACGCCCATTACAGCTGATCGTTTGGTTATGGAAAGCACGCTCATTTTTACGCAGCTATTGCAAGATGTAATTATGAAAAAAGGAGCAACTTCTATAGAAACGATTAACCTGTTTTGGAATCAGGTCGATGGCAGGGAAAGTACGCCTTTGTACAAAGTTTACAACCAACTAATCGAGCAATTGGGATTAAGTTTAATGCAAAGCCAAATTAAGAACAGCACTCGCTTTCGTAAAGAAAGTGAAGAACATAGCAAAACTGTATTTCGATCTACTGTAATACCTCCCGATGAACGTTTGATGAAAGCTTGTCAGTTAGATCAATTTATAAACGAATTTTTAAAAATCATTCAATTATAG
- a CDS encoding DUF4134 domain-containing protein, translating into MGNQRKKVMLVATVLSTIGAMSQGNGTAGITEATQMVTSYFDPATQLIYAIGAVVGLIGGVKVYNKFSSGDPDTSKTAASWFGACIFLIVAATVLRSFFL; encoded by the coding sequence ATGGGAAATCAAAGAAAAAAAGTAATGCTGGTAGCTACTGTACTATCAACAATTGGTGCAATGTCACAAGGAAACGGAACTGCAGGAATCACAGAAGCGACGCAAATGGTAACCTCTTATTTTGATCCTGCTACCCAGCTTATTTATGCTATTGGAGCAGTGGTAGGACTTATTGGTGGGGTTAAAGTATATAATAAATTTAGTAGTGGTGATCCAGATACGAGCAAGACGGCGGCGAGTTGGTTTGGAGCTTGCATCTTTTTGATTGTAGCGGCAACTGTTTTACGTTCTTTCTTCCTTTAG
- a CDS encoding UvrD-helicase domain-containing protein has product MVEERLNLELEVKEIFQSIDEGRNFLLSGGAGSGKTYSLVSVIRQAILENPTAKVACMTYTNAAVKEIEERVNHNNLNVSTIHDFLWDNIKHFQKELKVAIISLANDEEVSRISIDDANPIPNTYYEGLKDGIQYKEYVKLRDGIISHDELLLVANYLFDKYPKLSRIVKDKFQFIFIDEYQDTSKTVVDTFLTHFEKSERKNIIGFFGDAMQSIYEDGIGNLDEYKGLDAHKVKEIPKKQNRRNPQLVINLANKLRTDGILQEPSIDTNAPNMAGGLVKQGTVLFLHSTDGDIDKVEKFLAKNYAWDFKNTKQTKELNLTHNLIAGKAGFRALMNIYDSDPIIGLKTDILKKIKDNKKNNKPEIIIDDNDTFDVVVDKFQLKNIQKKLKKDLLLADPIKAELYNQLKDKLFSDVSKIYMNKDALTDDKKQDKDDVNKKGSKRDNLIKHLFKIQNIISLYKNKQYNEFLRITDYRIHIRSIANKILLKENIDNLINVGEKTIEEVITDAHEKGISLIDDRLLVFKEKNEYLYNRVKDVKFNEFQKLYEYLEGQTPFSTQHKTKGAEFDNVLVILDNGGWNNYNFEKMFLGTATQSVQERTQKLFYVCCTRAKESLAVYFHNPDATVTLKAKEWFGNDNVINID; this is encoded by the coding sequence ATGGTTGAAGAAAGATTAAATTTAGAACTCGAAGTAAAAGAAATATTTCAATCAATTGATGAAGGTAGAAATTTCCTTCTTAGTGGTGGAGCTGGTAGTGGCAAAACCTATTCTTTAGTAAGTGTAATTCGTCAGGCAATTTTAGAAAATCCAACTGCTAAAGTTGCTTGTATGACTTATACAAATGCGGCTGTTAAAGAAATTGAAGAAAGGGTTAATCATAATAACCTAAACGTATCTACAATCCACGATTTTCTTTGGGATAATATAAAACACTTTCAAAAAGAGCTTAAAGTAGCTATTATCTCATTGGCTAATGATGAAGAGGTTAGTAGAATTTCCATTGATGATGCAAACCCTATTCCTAATACTTACTATGAGGGTCTAAAAGATGGAATACAATACAAGGAATATGTCAAGTTAAGAGATGGTATTATATCTCACGATGAATTGCTTTTGGTTGCAAACTATCTTTTTGACAAATACCCAAAGCTTAGCCGTATAGTAAAGGATAAATTCCAATTCATCTTTATTGATGAATACCAAGATACAAGCAAAACTGTCGTAGATACCTTTCTTACTCATTTCGAGAAAAGCGAAAGGAAAAATATTATTGGTTTCTTTGGCGATGCAATGCAATCAATTTATGAAGATGGTATTGGTAATTTAGATGAATACAAAGGTCTAGATGCACATAAAGTAAAAGAAATTCCAAAGAAACAGAATAGAAGAAATCCTCAGCTTGTTATCAATCTTGCGAACAAACTACGGACAGATGGTATTCTGCAAGAACCTTCTATTGATACTAATGCACCTAATATGGCTGGAGGTTTGGTGAAACAAGGAACAGTTTTGTTTTTACATTCAACCGATGGAGATATTGACAAAGTAGAAAAGTTCTTAGCTAAAAATTATGCTTGGGATTTCAAAAACACAAAGCAAACTAAAGAACTGAATCTTACACACAATTTAATAGCTGGAAAAGCCGGGTTTAGAGCATTAATGAATATTTATGATAGTGATCCTATTATTGGATTAAAGACCGATATACTTAAAAAAATAAAGGATAACAAAAAAAATAATAAACCTGAAATTATAATAGATGATAATGACACTTTTGATGTTGTAGTCGATAAATTTCAGTTGAAAAATATACAAAAAAAATTAAAGAAAGACCTTCTATTAGCAGACCCAATAAAGGCAGAATTGTACAATCAATTAAAAGACAAGCTGTTTTCTGATGTAAGCAAAATTTATATGAATAAGGATGCTTTAACTGATGATAAAAAACAAGATAAAGATGATGTAAATAAAAAAGGATCAAAAAGAGATAATTTGATTAAGCATTTATTCAAAATTCAAAATATTATATCTCTTTATAAAAACAAGCAGTATAATGAATTTTTGAGAATAACAGATTATAGAATACACATAAGAAGTATTGCTAACAAAATATTGTTGAAAGAGAATATCGACAATCTTATAAATGTTGGAGAAAAAACAATTGAGGAAGTTATTACCGATGCTCACGAAAAAGGTATTTCCTTGATAGACGACAGATTACTTGTGTTTAAGGAGAAAAATGAATATTTATATAATCGTGTGAAAGATGTCAAATTTAATGAATTTCAGAAGTTGTACGAATACTTAGAAGGCCAAACTCCATTTTCTACGCAACATAAAACAAAAGGTGCCGAATTCGATAATGTCTTAGTCATTCTTGATAATGGAGGATGGAATAATTACAATTTTGAAAAAATGTTCTTAGGTACAGCTACTCAAAGTGTACAAGAAAGAACTCAAAAATTATTTTACGTGTGTTGTACAAGGGCTAAGGAAAGTTTAGCTGTATATTTTCATAATCCAGACGCAACGGTAACTTTAAAAGCCAAAGAATGGTTTGGAAACGATAACGTAATTAATATTGATTAG
- a CDS encoding ATP-dependent endonuclease: MKIKKIEVENFRLLKDFSIDLEDELSLVIGKNNTGKTSILTILDKFLNEKTKFSYDDFNIDFKNELEGLILSAETPPDFLDKGVKLKLFIEYNEADDLSNVSRVLMDLDPDNNIIVLGFEHKINYDDFLKIRREFKIFSVNEIAKNAKKKEYKPRELKDFLKQELDKYFRTHKMSFEYNISNDTVNEMNFINLDKEGIAIKDIISFKYISARRDVTNKEKENTLSKQTSSLYKKEEDSNDKTQATEDFKDQLSETDSTLSDIYKDIFKGVIKKVQDFGGIKLNDTEIAIISTLQHRELLEGNTTVVYTHDDHKLPEHYNGLGYMNLISMIFEIEILVQDFKRGKDKKPADINLLIIEEPEAHTHPQMQYVFIKNIKKLLGEGVIREDGINRPLQYIITTHSSHIVADSDFDDIKYLKIIAKNNVTAKNLKDLRTQYDADPKQYQFLKQYLTISRAEIFFADKAVLIEGDTERILIPTFMRKVDLEEAARLELEGNEDTFLPLLSQNISTIEVGAYSQIFEKFIDFLGIKSLILTDIDAMKVVGKNDKEQDVWGACSVNEGTKTSNSAINHFLKAVTWDDLKVLAVSDRTITVGSSTICICYQQEEYTYHARSFEDAFIHLNREFVKGNKATFQGIKNASDFDDDTKSPYVLADNCIKKKTHFALDILYHSDEKFSNWNIPAYIKNGLLWLKKD; the protein is encoded by the coding sequence ATGAAAATAAAAAAAATAGAAGTTGAGAATTTCAGATTGCTGAAGGATTTTTCAATAGATCTGGAAGACGAGCTTTCACTTGTCATTGGAAAAAATAATACTGGTAAAACTTCAATTCTTACGATCTTGGATAAATTTTTGAACGAAAAAACCAAATTTTCTTATGATGATTTTAATATTGATTTTAAGAATGAATTGGAAGGTTTAATATTATCTGCTGAAACGCCCCCAGATTTTTTGGATAAAGGTGTTAAACTAAAATTATTTATTGAATATAATGAAGCCGATGATTTGTCGAATGTTAGTAGGGTTTTAATGGACTTAGACCCTGATAATAATATAATTGTTTTGGGCTTCGAACATAAAATCAATTATGACGATTTTTTAAAAATAAGACGTGAGTTTAAAATTTTTTCTGTAAACGAGATAGCCAAGAATGCAAAAAAGAAAGAATACAAACCACGAGAACTAAAAGACTTCTTAAAACAAGAGTTGGACAAATATTTCCGCACTCATAAAATGTCTTTTGAATATAATATTAGCAACGATACAGTTAATGAAATGAATTTCATTAATCTTGACAAAGAAGGTATTGCTATAAAGGATATAATTAGCTTTAAATATATCAGCGCAAGAAGAGATGTAACCAATAAAGAAAAGGAAAATACACTTTCAAAACAAACTTCAAGCTTGTATAAAAAAGAAGAAGATAGTAATGATAAAACTCAGGCTACAGAAGATTTTAAAGACCAACTATCAGAAACAGATAGTACATTAAGTGATATCTATAAAGACATATTCAAAGGTGTTATAAAAAAAGTTCAAGATTTTGGTGGAATTAAACTCAACGATACGGAAATCGCTATAATATCAACTCTACAGCACAGAGAATTGTTGGAAGGGAATACCACGGTTGTTTATACGCACGATGACCATAAGTTGCCAGAACACTATAATGGCTTAGGTTATATGAATCTCATAAGTATGATTTTTGAAATTGAAATTCTTGTACAAGACTTCAAAAGAGGTAAAGACAAGAAACCAGCAGATATCAACTTATTAATTATAGAAGAACCCGAAGCGCATACCCATCCACAAATGCAATACGTGTTTATTAAAAATATCAAGAAGCTCCTTGGCGAAGGTGTAATTAGAGAGGATGGTATAAATAGACCTCTGCAATATATAATTACTACGCATTCATCACATATTGTTGCAGATAGTGATTTCGATGATATAAAATATTTGAAAATAATAGCAAAGAATAATGTAACTGCGAAAAATCTTAAAGATTTAAGAACTCAATATGATGCCGACCCAAAACAATATCAATTCTTAAAACAGTACCTAACAATTAGCAGAGCTGAAATCTTTTTTGCTGATAAGGCTGTTCTTATTGAAGGAGATACAGAAAGGATTTTAATACCAACCTTTATGCGAAAAGTTGACTTAGAAGAAGCTGCACGTTTAGAATTGGAAGGAAACGAGGATACATTCTTACCGCTTCTATCTCAAAATATATCAACTATCGAAGTCGGTGCATATTCACAAATTTTTGAGAAGTTTATTGACTTCTTGGGCATTAAATCATTGATATTAACAGATATTGATGCGATGAAGGTCGTGGGGAAAAATGACAAAGAACAAGATGTTTGGGGAGCGTGTTCTGTCAATGAAGGTACCAAAACAAGCAATTCTGCAATAAATCATTTTCTAAAAGCTGTAACGTGGGACGATTTAAAAGTCTTAGCAGTTAGCGATCGAACAATTACAGTTGGGAGTTCTACAATTTGTATATGTTACCAACAGGAAGAATATACTTATCACGCAAGAAGTTTTGAAGATGCTTTTATACATCTGAATAGAGAATTTGTAAAAGGAAATAAAGCTACTTTTCAAGGAATAAAAAATGCTTCTGATTTTGATGATGACACGAAAAGCCCCTATGTCTTAGCAGACAATTGTATTAAAAAGAAAACCCATTTCGCTTTAGATATTTTATATCACAGTGATGAAAAATTTAGTAATTGGAATATTCCGGCTTACATTAAAAATGGCTTGTTATGGTTGAAGAAAGATTAA
- a CDS encoding IS1595 family transposase, with amino-acid sequence MDLFTGQNLLDFAERFKTDENCKEYLANYKWEQGFNCLKCKHTKSQIRKDFSRTCNICSHTETAAANTLFHKVKFGLRKAFFICFEMSTTTKSLSASYMGVRFGVTEKTARLFMHKVREAMKSSENHPMDGAVHVDEFVIGGKEKGKVGRSYDSKKKKIVTAVELTDKGKVKRMYALKIDNYSAQELQTIFNKHIDKSAKITTDKWKGYRPLFEHYNITQIESNNGMNFMALHTMIHQVKSWVRTTYSSVSDFNINRYLDEFCYRINRSQSKDTIFNNLIVRMVKSDKIYQSKIICS; translated from the coding sequence ATGGATTTATTTACAGGACAAAACCTTTTAGATTTTGCTGAACGGTTTAAAACAGATGAAAACTGCAAGGAATATTTAGCAAATTATAAATGGGAACAAGGATTTAATTGTTTAAAATGTAAGCATACAAAGAGTCAAATCCGTAAAGATTTTTCCAGAACTTGTAATATTTGTAGTCATACAGAAACCGCAGCTGCAAATACTTTATTTCATAAGGTTAAGTTTGGTTTACGTAAAGCCTTTTTTATATGTTTTGAGATGTCAACCACAACTAAAAGTTTATCTGCTAGCTATATGGGAGTTCGCTTTGGAGTTACAGAAAAAACAGCACGTTTATTTATGCATAAAGTTAGAGAAGCCATGAAGTCTAGTGAGAATCATCCAATGGATGGAGCCGTTCATGTTGATGAATTTGTTATTGGTGGAAAGGAAAAAGGCAAAGTAGGAAGGAGTTATGACAGCAAAAAGAAAAAGATTGTAACCGCAGTAGAATTAACAGATAAGGGGAAAGTTAAAAGGATGTATGCCTTAAAAATTGATAATTATTCAGCTCAAGAATTACAGACAATATTTAACAAGCACATTGATAAAAGCGCAAAAATAACTACAGATAAATGGAAAGGCTATCGTCCTTTATTTGAGCATTACAATATCACACAAATAGAAAGTAATAATGGGATGAATTTTATGGCATTACACACGATGATACATCAAGTAAAATCATGGGTTAGAACAACATATTCTTCAGTAAGTGATTTTAATATAAACAGGTATCTTGATGAATTTTGCTATCGAATTAATCGCTCTCAAAGCAAAGACACAATATTCAATAATTTAATAGTACGAATGGTTAAGTCGGATAAAATATATCAGTCTAAAATCATATGTTCGTAA
- a CDS encoding DUF4133 domain-containing protein produces MNTYNINKGIGRTVEFKGLKAQYLFLFAGGLLGMLILIMILYMTGVNSYLCLFIGIGGGSLLVWQTFSLNKKYGEHGLMKVGANKRHPRYIICPKPVYRYFKFNSKLYQL; encoded by the coding sequence ATGAATACGTATAATATTAATAAAGGCATTGGAAGAACGGTAGAATTTAAAGGACTTAAAGCACAGTACTTGTTCCTATTCGCAGGTGGACTGCTCGGGATGCTTATCCTGATAATGATCTTGTACATGACTGGAGTCAATTCTTATCTGTGTCTGTTTATCGGAATCGGTGGGGGATCGCTATTGGTGTGGCAAACTTTTTCACTAAATAAAAAGTATGGTGAACATGGCTTGATGAAAGTGGGAGCCAATAAACGACATCCACGATACATCATCTGTCCTAAGCCTGTGTATCGTTATTTCAAGTTCAACTCCAAATTGTACCAGCTATGA
- a CDS encoding conjugal transfer protein TraD yields the protein METVIVICLLIIIVLLLQDKIVIKKYQEQKPVQEKRNPKLPDIMGQPKPQRSLAVPKSDNESQEQKEEQISDNFDIEIDEEKVELQMLPEELGEVFGNVPDFENEEEEWNSYGISDGENGFTQGVTFEELSTVKKLLKKEKMRPSQKETATVLLQKIQGTELFDLLENSIEDASQKIAKLLDGTLSSETDFGSSSLHKNDLEGFDIGEFV from the coding sequence ATGGAAACAGTGATCGTAATTTGCTTGCTTATCATAATAGTACTGCTGTTACAAGATAAAATTGTTATTAAAAAATATCAGGAACAAAAGCCAGTACAAGAAAAAAGAAATCCAAAGCTACCTGATATTATGGGGCAACCCAAGCCTCAAAGAAGCCTTGCTGTGCCAAAAAGCGACAATGAAAGTCAAGAGCAAAAAGAGGAACAAATTAGTGATAATTTTGATATTGAAATCGACGAAGAAAAAGTCGAATTACAAATGTTACCAGAAGAACTGGGTGAAGTTTTTGGAAATGTACCTGATTTTGAGAATGAAGAAGAAGAATGGAATAGTTATGGAATATCCGATGGCGAAAATGGTTTTACCCAGGGGGTTACCTTTGAAGAATTAAGCACTGTAAAAAAGTTGTTAAAAAAAGAGAAAATGAGACCCTCTCAAAAGGAAACAGCAACAGTTCTACTTCAGAAAATACAAGGAACCGAATTATTCGACCTATTGGAAAATTCTATCGAAGATGCTTCTCAAAAAATAGCCAAGCTGCTAGACGGTACACTTTCTTCAGAAACGGATTTTGGTTCTTCTTCTTTGCATAAAAATGATTTGGAGGGGTTTGATATTGGGGAGTTTGTATAG
- the mobA gene encoding conjugal transfer protein MobA — protein MMMEDQENKKQHKGGRNPKKDPSIHRYVFRLTDQENAKFLSLFEASGLDNKARFITSVLFEKQIKTVKVDMAAMDYYMRLTTLYGQFRSVGVNYNQIVKILYRNFSEKKAAAYLFRLEKQTIELAQLCHAITQLTAEFELKHLKKEEK, from the coding sequence ATGATGATGGAAGATCAAGAGAACAAAAAACAACACAAAGGCGGTAGGAACCCCAAAAAGGATCCTAGCATACACCGTTATGTTTTTCGTTTAACGGATCAGGAAAATGCTAAATTCCTATCTCTTTTTGAAGCTTCTGGATTAGACAATAAAGCTCGTTTTATTACTTCAGTACTATTTGAAAAGCAAATCAAAACGGTAAAAGTCGATATGGCAGCAATGGATTATTATATGCGCTTAACCACTTTGTATGGTCAATTTCGTTCAGTTGGTGTCAATTACAATCAGATTGTCAAGATACTATACCGCAATTTTTCTGAAAAGAAAGCAGCAGCTTACCTCTTTAGATTGGAAAAACAAACAATAGAATTAGCCCAGTTGTGTCACGCTATCACTCAATTAACAGCTGAGTTTGAATTGAAACATTTGAAAAAAGAAGAAAAATGA
- a CDS encoding DUF3408 domain-containing protein, with product MEKENKKKNAPDINEELMMNLMVDGIKKEGLQVPIEKERENENYKEPPKEKSTIKEKSRGKRANEGDYESIFFKRIDTNARDGKTVYIRPDFHEKLSRIVQVIGEDKISIYAYLDNLLDYHFQEFGEQITKCFNDKYKPIL from the coding sequence ATGGAGAAAGAAAACAAGAAAAAAAATGCTCCTGATATCAACGAAGAGTTGATGATGAACTTGATGGTGGATGGTATAAAAAAAGAAGGTTTACAAGTTCCAATAGAAAAGGAAAGGGAAAACGAGAATTATAAAGAACCTCCCAAAGAGAAAAGCACGATTAAAGAAAAGAGTAGGGGCAAACGGGCAAACGAAGGGGATTACGAAAGCATCTTTTTCAAAAGAATTGACACCAATGCACGGGATGGAAAAACGGTCTATATCAGACCCGATTTTCATGAAAAACTTTCCCGTATTGTTCAGGTGATAGGCGAAGACAAGATCTCTATTTATGCTTATTTGGATAATTTACTGGATTACCATTTTCAGGAATTTGGTGAGCAGATTACCAAGTGTTTTAATGATAAATACAAACCCATTTTATAA